The DNA segment TTTGGTGTGCTGGACTCGACTGGCAAAACGATCGGTAAGCCTGAATTTGTTCAGGATGGCAAAACCATCGAGGCCGATAGCATCCGGTACAACTTCACGACAAAGCAGGGGATCATACGGGAAGTGCGCACCCAAGAGGAAGGCACGTGGTTACATGCAGGACTTAGCAAGCGGCATAGTAATGGCGAAGTGCATAGCCGGGCCGGAATGATCACCACATGTGACAGGCCATATCCTCATTACCATTTCAAAGTGAACCGGATGATGGTGATACCGGATAAAAAGATCGTTACGGGAGCAGCTTACATGAAATTGGGCCGAAAGATCCCAACCCCTCTTGCAGTACCCTTTGGTCTATTCCCGAATAAAAAAGGAAGTAGCAGCGGGATCTTGATCCCCGTATATGGAAACAGTGCCCAGTTGGGCTATTTCTTGCTGAACGGTGGTTATTACCTGCCTATCAATGACCACTTGGACCTGCAACTGACCGGAGACATCTATAGTCGAGGCTCCTGGGGCCTACGTGGAATTACGCGATACAGTACGCGGTATCGGTATAGTGGTAATCTGGATATCAGCAGAAGCACGCAGTTGAATGGCGACCCTGAATACCCGGATTTCAGTAAACAGAACAACTTCTTCCTGAGGTGGAATCACAACGTCGACCCTAAAGCAAGTCTTACCGATCGATTCACTGCAAGTGTCAACGTAGGTACGAGCCGCAATTTCACGAATAACTTCAATAGCAATACCTCCGATTACCTGAGCAATACATTCCAGAGCAATATTAACTGGACGCATCTATGGATAGGAAAGCCGTACAACCTAAGTGCCAATTTGCGTCATAGCCAGAACACATTGAACGGCACATTTGACCTAACGCTTCCTGCCATAGCCTTCAATGTTACACGCATACTTCCTTTCCAGAATATCAAGAAACCGGGAACAAAGCGGCATTGGTACGATCAACTATATGATCAGATAGGAGTGAACTATTCGGCCAATTTCGATAATAAGCTCAGCACAACGGAGGAACAGCTTTCTCTCAGCAACCTGTCAGCACTGACCCGCGATATGCAGAATGGTATTCGACACACTGCGGCAATAACAACCAGTCTCAAGAATAAATTCTTCTCGTTGAATCCGGACTTCCGTATCAGTGAACGCTGGTATTTCATGTCCTTGGAAAAAACGACCTTCACATCGGCCGATACGATCTACACGGTAACGGATACCGTCCCAGGATTCAAGCGTGCGGAAGAATGGAGCACAGGCGCCACGCTGACCAGCAAACTGTATGGCATGTACTCCTTTCGTGGGAAGAACTTACAGGCGATCAGACATACGATAACCCCTTCCGTGGGATTCAATTACCGACCCGACCAAAGCACGCAGATCGAAGGACCATTCGGTGTGAACGGTGCGCTTTCGAATTATTCACCAATGGACATTGGGATATATGGCAAGCCCGCTGCAGGTGCAAGTGGATCAGTAAACCTCGGTGTGATCCAGAACCTCGAGGCCAAAGTGCGCGACATAAAGAACTCGGGGTTGGACAGTACCGTATTCAAAAAGATCAAGCTCTTCGATTATATCGGGATCACATCGAGCTATGACATCCTTAAGGACAGTTTGCGTTGGTCGCCGGTAAACCTTGCCGCGCGCACACAGTTGTTCAACATTGTCAACGTGAATGTGGTGAGTCTTTGGGACCCTTATGCCGTGGACACGTTAGGCCAGCGTATCGAACGCAGTGAGCGCTCCGTTACCGGTCGTTTGGCACGCATGACCTATACCAACGTGGCTTTGGGTTTTGAATTGAAAAGTAAGAAATATGGTAAGACCGTGAGCAGCACAAGCGATACGAACGATGCGCAGGTCGTAGAGGACAGCGACCCGTCCAAAGGAGCAAAGATCAACTTCAGTCTGCCGTGGAGGTTGGGTGTGAATTATAGTTATGACATTACACGGTCCTATGCAGGCGGGACAAGTACGGACAGTGAACGTCAGAGCGTGCTCTTCAATGGCGACGTGAACATCCTGAAATATTGGAAACTCGGGATCAGTAGTGGTTATGATCTGGTAGCACAAGAAATTACACCAACCTCATTGAACCTCTACTGGGATCTCCATTGCTGGGAATTCAACTTCAACATCATACCTCTTGGAGTTCGGAAGAGCTTCAGCTTCCGTATCAACGTTAAAGCAAGTGTTCTGCGAGATCTGAAATATGAATTGCGTAAGCCTTATGGAAACAACAGGAATTTGCTCTATTGATCTCTCCGGCTTGGTGACCAGTTCATTTTTTTCCTGAGCTTTTTACCCAGTTCTCGATCATCCTATCACCATTTGGTGTAAGCACGCTCTCTGGATGGAATTGCACGCCGCAAGTGTCGTACTGCACATGACGCAACGCCATCACCACCCCACTATTGCTCTTGGCCGTTACCCGAAGCGCCCCGGGTAGTACAATTGGATCTACTGCCCAACTGTGATAAAGACCCACTTCAAATTGAGATGGCATTCCTTCGAAGAGCGCATCGGTAGGATCGATCACTTCACAATTTACCGCTACGCCGTGCATCACACGTTGCTGATTGTACAAGGTGCCTCCGCATTGCTCTGCGATACCCTGCATACCCAAACAGACCCCGAGTATTGAATGCGATGGCATGAGCTTATCCAGAAGCTCCATCATGATACCCGCTTCATTCGGTAATCCAGGTCCCGGAGAAAGCACTATCCGATCGTACTGAGATGCTTCATTCACCGTGATCGCATCATTGCGTACCACATCGACTTGCGCGAACGGCTCCAACAAATGGTGCAGGTTCCAAGTAAAGCTGTCGTAGTTGTCTAAAAGGAGGAGCCGCATTGGGGGACACGTGATGGATGAATAGAACACAGATGACACTGAAAGAATTGATCAACGCAGAAACAGTTGTTGGTCGATTGAGGTGATTGATATTGCCTTCTCTCTTCTGCTCGTGCAAGGGTCTTTTATGTAATTTCTTGTTCTTTCTGAATACGAGCTGCTTTACCGATCCAGCCCAAATGCGTGTGATGAAAACTATCTCCGAATTTGAGGCCGTAACCGAAAATGCGATCCATGCTAGCGTGGCCGTATAGTATGATCGCAGAGACATAGAGAACCAACGCGAGTCCCTCGCCTTCAATGGCATGTACACTAAGCAATGCAGTTATCCATGAAAGCGCAGCTATAAGCACAGCGATTCCTTTATGATGTAGTAAATTGTATGAGGTCGCTCCTACTTTCGAATTCACTAAATAACCGATCATACTCACATCTGGACCAAAGAGCAGTAGTAAATAGCACCACCAAGGAACGTCGAAAAAGAACAAGGCAAGGATGCAAACAATGAACTGCGCAAGCTCTTCAAGCCGAAGTAGGTTCTTCATTCTAACTTCTACATTTTTCATTGATCATTTTTCATTCCCAAAGGGCCGCTACCATTCGATCCCTACAGGACAATGATCACTGCCCATGACCTCATTCAAGATGAATGCGTCCTTGATCTTTTTCTCGAATCCTGGACTTACAAGCACGTAATCGATCCGCCATCCCACATTTTTTGCTCGCATTCCGAAGCGCTGGCTCCACCAACTGTACTTAACTAGTTCAGGATGCTTTTTACGGAAGGTGTCCACATATCCGGTTGCAAGCAATGCAGACATCCCGTCGATCTCTTTCTGTGTGTAACCTGCGGTTTTATTGTAGTTCTCTTTAGGTCGCGCAATGTCGATGGGCTGGTGAGCTACATTGAGATCGCCGGTAAAAATGACCGGGAGTTGTTGTGCGGATAGCTCCACTAAATAGGCGCGTAATGTTACATCCCATTCCGTTCGATAGGTCAACCGCTTCAGTTCTTGCCCGGAATTAGGTACGTACGTGTTCACTACTATGAAGTCCTTGAAGGTTGCTGTAATGACCCTTCCTTCGGAATTGTGCTCTTCACCGTTGGGTATACCGTACTCAACTTTAACCGGTTTCACCTTGCTTGCGATCGCGGTACCGCTGTATCCCAATTTCGCTGCTCCATGTGCATGAACATGGTAGCCCACCAGATCCTGTAGCGCTGTTCCTACTTGATCCGGTGTAGCCTTGGTCTCTTGGAAACAATAGATGTCCGCATCCATCGTTCTCAACGAATCGACAAGCCCTTTTTTTACACTGGCACGGATGCCGTTCACATTGAATGAGATCAGTTTCATGGTGTACAAATCTCGTTATTCGAGTACAAGGAGCAGTTTCTTATACCACAAATTTGCCGTTCACATTGAAATGTTCGTCTTAAATACTTGCATTTTCACATTGATCGATAAACCTTTACATGTTCCTTACGTCATACCCAGAACAACCTTACCATGCCATTAGAACCTTACGCTGGCCCTTTCGGAACTCCACAGCTGCGGCATTTGCTTCGGCGCTCGCTTTTTGGTTGTTCTAATGCGGATCTTGCCCACTTTAGCGGTTACTCATTGGAACAAACAGTTCAAGAGCTACTGACGTTCACGAATAACACGACCCCTCCTATCAAGACCTATTGGGGTCTGAATGGAGCAACGCCGGACCCTTCATTGGTAGATCCTGATGTACCATTCGGAGCTACTTGGATCAACACCATTCGTGATTTTGAAGACGCTGACATCGCCACGAACCGTATTGCAAATCTTATTTTTTGGCGAACAGGATTATTCGTTGAGCAGGAACGGAATTTACGTGAGAAATTGACCTTGTTCTGGTTCAACCACATGCCTAATCAGGCATTCGAGGTTTTCATCCCCGAACTCCTTTACACTTACGATCAATTACTGCGTGACAACTGCATGGGCAACTTCCGGGAGATGATGTACGGTGTTTCCACCAGTGGTGCTATGCTTGTTTACCTGAATGGTTATTTGAACACAGTTGCGGCTCCGGATGAGAATTTTGCCCGTGAGGTCATGGAACTATTCACCCTAGGGGAAGGTAGTGGGTATACCGAAGCGGATGTGCAAGCTGCTGCACGGGTGCTGACCGGTTGGAGCTTATTGTTACAGCAAGGGGGGCAGCCAATAATTCCGGAAACAACTTTCTACGCAGTGAATCATGACACCACGGACAAAACATTCAGTGGGTTCTTCAATAATACCTTGATCCAAGGGCAAACCGGACCAACCGCTGGGCCTTCGGAAATGAATGCGCTGTTGGATATGATCTTCACAAAGGACGAGGTCTCATTGTCCATATGCAGGGAGATCTATCGCTTCTTCGTTCACGGGGAGATCACACCGACCATCGAAGCAGATGTTATTGTGCCACTTGCTGAGTTGTTCCGCGCGAACGCCAGTGCTCCGGACCAGATCAGGATCGTTATGCATGCATTATTGACAAGTGCTCACTTCTACAGTGTTGAAGTGCAAGCTTGCATGATCAAGAGTCCGGTTGATCTTGTAGTAGGTGCGGTCCGCATGTTGGATATGCCATTGCCGACCCCTGCACAGTTCGAGGCGCAATATGCAGCATGGCGAGATGTATATTACCTGGTCGACTATGCAGGACAGAACCTTTTCAATCCGCCGAATGTAGCTGGGTGGCCCGCATATTACCAGTATCCTCAATATGATAATCTGTGGATGGATACTGCGACGTTCCCTACACGGGTCAACACACTCCTAGGCATTCTATATTCCGGTTTCATCACGGACGACGTCATGTATCAGCCGGTTAGCCAGAATTTGACGCATAAAGTGGACTTCATGGCGGTGGTTGCTCAATTCAGCAATCCCAGTGACCCGAATGTACTCGTATCGGAGACCGTTGACCTGCTATACAACGTCCCTATTTCACAATCGGTAAAAGACCAATTGAAAACCAATTACTTGCTTTTGGGGCAACAGTCAGATATATACTGGAGTGATGCATACGATCTCTACGCCGCTGACCCGAACACGACAAATATGACCGCACAACTTGTACCGACCATACTTCTTTGGATGTATGGAGAAATGGCACAGGCCGCTGAGATCCACCTTCATTAAGAATTGCCATGAACAGAAGAAATTTCCTCCGGAACTCGTCCTTGGTAACTTTGGGTGGCCTTAGCGTACGGGGCTTCAGCAGTCCATTGATGCAGGCTCTGAAATCACGCGCTCTGGAAGACCGTGTGTTGGTCATTGTACAAATGATCGGTGGCAACGATGGTCTCAATACCGTGATCCCCTTGGATCAATACGACGTACTCAGCCAATTCAGGACCAACGTACTGATACCTGAAACACAAGTACTACCGCTTACCGGTCTTAGTGGTACTGGTCTGCACCCAGCAATGGGTGGAATGCGTGATCTCTGGGAAGACGGCAAACTCGGCATCATACAAGGTGTGAGTTATCCGGATCCGAATTATTCGCACTTCCGCTCAACGGATATTTGGGAGACCGGGGCCAACTCGGACCAACAACTCAATTCCGGATGGACAGGACGCTACTTGAACATCGAGTATCCTAACTATCCAGCCGGTTATCCGAATGACGACATGCCCGATCCGCTCGCGATCCGTGTCGGTGGTCCGGTAAGTCTCGGCTTACAGAACATGGGCGTTAGCATGGGTGTTGCCATCAACAATACAGATGATACCGTTGATCTGACCGGCAACATTTTCAATGATCCACTATCTGCTGATTGCACTGGAGATAAACTTGGCTTCGTTCGAAATGTGCAACGGCAAACGGATCTTTATGGTGATGTGATCAATGCAGCCGCTGCGGCGGGGTGCAATCAGAGCACCCTCTATCCTACCGGCACGGAACCGGGTGCTCGATTGGCCCAAGCATTGAAGATCGTTGCTCAGTTGATCTGCGGTGGCCTGAAGACAAAGATCTACTGGGTAAGCGTAGGCGGGTTCGATACACATGCGGAACAAGTGGTAGCAAGTGACCACACTACCGGTAACCATGCTGAGCTTTTACAAGGTGTAAGTGATTCGATCCACGCATTCCAGGATGACCTTAACCTACTTGGCCTTGAAGACCGCGTGCTTGGCATGACCTTCAGCGAATTCGGTCGAAGGATCGTGGACAATGCGTCCGGTGGTACGGACCATGGTAGCGCGTTGCCCATGTTCATGTTCGGTACCAAAGTGGTTCCCGGAATGACAGGAACCAATCCGGATATCCCTGTGAACAGTACGTATCAAACCAACCTGGCGATGCAGTATGATTTCCGTTCGGTCTATGCTTCCGTACTAACGGATTGGTTCTGTTTGGAACCGAGCGAGGTTGATCAGGTATTACTGGATACGTACCAGCCGCTTTCGATCATTGATCCCGCAGGATGTCTTGGTACCAGCGTACATGAGGCCAACCAACGTGCTGGCAACAGCCTTCTAAGCGTGTACCCGAATCCATTTGTAGAGCGTACTACGTTGAGCTATACAAGCAATGGCGGCCGTGTGCTGATCCAAGTATTTGATGAGCAAGGCAAACTCATGAGAACCGTATTGAACAGTGTGATGGCCCCTGGTTCCTACACTGCTGATGTGGATCTTGG comes from the Flavobacteriales bacterium genome and includes:
- a CDS encoding LPS-assembly protein LptD; the protein is MWASFGAYGQALESEVFYTARDSIRYDIQEQTVYLFGAATVKYEDVQLTADRITFSFKNEEARAFGVLDSTGKTIGKPEFVQDGKTIEADSIRYNFTTKQGIIREVRTQEEGTWLHAGLSKRHSNGEVHSRAGMITTCDRPYPHYHFKVNRMMVIPDKKIVTGAAYMKLGRKIPTPLAVPFGLFPNKKGSSSGILIPVYGNSAQLGYFLLNGGYYLPINDHLDLQLTGDIYSRGSWGLRGITRYSTRYRYSGNLDISRSTQLNGDPEYPDFSKQNNFFLRWNHNVDPKASLTDRFTASVNVGTSRNFTNNFNSNTSDYLSNTFQSNINWTHLWIGKPYNLSANLRHSQNTLNGTFDLTLPAIAFNVTRILPFQNIKKPGTKRHWYDQLYDQIGVNYSANFDNKLSTTEEQLSLSNLSALTRDMQNGIRHTAAITTSLKNKFFSLNPDFRISERWYFMSLEKTTFTSADTIYTVTDTVPGFKRAEEWSTGATLTSKLYGMYSFRGKNLQAIRHTITPSVGFNYRPDQSTQIEGPFGVNGALSNYSPMDIGIYGKPAAGASGSVNLGVIQNLEAKVRDIKNSGLDSTVFKKIKLFDYIGITSSYDILKDSLRWSPVNLAARTQLFNIVNVNVVSLWDPYAVDTLGQRIERSERSVTGRLARMTYTNVALGFELKSKKYGKTVSSTSDTNDAQVVEDSDPSKGAKINFSLPWRLGVNYSYDITRSYAGGTSTDSERQSVLFNGDVNILKYWKLGISSGYDLVAQEITPTSLNLYWDLHCWEFNFNIIPLGVRKSFSFRINVKASVLRDLKYELRKPYGNNRNLLY
- a CDS encoding aminodeoxychorismate/anthranilate synthase component II — encoded protein: MRLLLLDNYDSFTWNLHHLLEPFAQVDVVRNDAITVNEASQYDRIVLSPGPGLPNEAGIMMELLDKLMPSHSILGVCLGMQGIAEQCGGTLYNQQRVMHGVAVNCEVIDPTDALFEGMPSQFEVGLYHSWAVDPIVLPGALRVTAKSNSGVVMALRHVQYDTCGVQFHPESVLTPNGDRMIENWVKSSGKK
- a CDS encoding DUF4260 domain-containing protein, whose protein sequence is MKNLLRLEELAQFIVCILALFFFDVPWWCYLLLLFGPDVSMIGYLVNSKVGATSYNLLHHKGIAVLIAALSWITALLSVHAIEGEGLALVLYVSAIILYGHASMDRIFGYGLKFGDSFHHTHLGWIGKAARIQKEQEIT
- the xth gene encoding exodeoxyribonuclease III, which translates into the protein MKLISFNVNGIRASVKKGLVDSLRTMDADIYCFQETKATPDQVGTALQDLVGYHVHAHGAAKLGYSGTAIASKVKPVKVEYGIPNGEEHNSEGRVITATFKDFIVVNTYVPNSGQELKRLTYRTEWDVTLRAYLVELSAQQLPVIFTGDLNVAHQPIDIARPKENYNKTAGYTQKEIDGMSALLATGYVDTFRKKHPELVKYSWWSQRFGMRAKNVGWRIDYVLVSPGFEKKIKDAFILNEVMGSDHCPVGIEW
- a CDS encoding DUF1800 domain-containing protein, which translates into the protein MPLEPYAGPFGTPQLRHLLRRSLFGCSNADLAHFSGYSLEQTVQELLTFTNNTTPPIKTYWGLNGATPDPSLVDPDVPFGATWINTIRDFEDADIATNRIANLIFWRTGLFVEQERNLREKLTLFWFNHMPNQAFEVFIPELLYTYDQLLRDNCMGNFREMMYGVSTSGAMLVYLNGYLNTVAAPDENFAREVMELFTLGEGSGYTEADVQAAARVLTGWSLLLQQGGQPIIPETTFYAVNHDTTDKTFSGFFNNTLIQGQTGPTAGPSEMNALLDMIFTKDEVSLSICREIYRFFVHGEITPTIEADVIVPLAELFRANASAPDQIRIVMHALLTSAHFYSVEVQACMIKSPVDLVVGAVRMLDMPLPTPAQFEAQYAAWRDVYYLVDYAGQNLFNPPNVAGWPAYYQYPQYDNLWMDTATFPTRVNTLLGILYSGFITDDVMYQPVSQNLTHKVDFMAVVAQFSNPSDPNVLVSETVDLLYNVPISQSVKDQLKTNYLLLGQQSDIYWSDAYDLYAADPNTTNMTAQLVPTILLWMYGEMAQAAEIHLH
- a CDS encoding DUF1501 domain-containing protein — protein: MNRRNFLRNSSLVTLGGLSVRGFSSPLMQALKSRALEDRVLVIVQMIGGNDGLNTVIPLDQYDVLSQFRTNVLIPETQVLPLTGLSGTGLHPAMGGMRDLWEDGKLGIIQGVSYPDPNYSHFRSTDIWETGANSDQQLNSGWTGRYLNIEYPNYPAGYPNDDMPDPLAIRVGGPVSLGLQNMGVSMGVAINNTDDTVDLTGNIFNDPLSADCTGDKLGFVRNVQRQTDLYGDVINAAAAAGCNQSTLYPTGTEPGARLAQALKIVAQLICGGLKTKIYWVSVGGFDTHAEQVVASDHTTGNHAELLQGVSDSIHAFQDDLNLLGLEDRVLGMTFSEFGRRIVDNASGGTDHGSALPMFMFGTKVVPGMTGTNPDIPVNSTYQTNLAMQYDFRSVYASVLTDWFCLEPSEVDQVLLDTYQPLSIIDPAGCLGTSVHEANQRAGNSLLSVYPNPFVERTTLSYTSNGGRVLIQVFDEQGKLMRTVLNSVMAPGSYTADVDLGELPSGVYYARFQNEGLQQVKNMLKVR